CGCTCCTTCAAATATTTTTTCGAGTCCGTAATCGACTGACTTTAATTCTTTACTCATAATCTAAAGCGATTTTGTATTCTGTATTTCTTATTTGTTATTCTCTACCTGCATCTATATAAACTAGCCCTATTAATAAATTTAGTGTGGTAACCACGATTTATAATAGCTCTCATCTGCAATAGGCATCGCATCTTCACAAATCTGCAACGGTTTAAAGGTGTCAACCATTACAGCAAGTTCTTCGGTTTCTGTTTTACCTATACTACGTTCTGTAGCTCCTGGGTGTGGCCCGTGCGGAATACCGGCAGGATGTAATGAAATATGCCCGGCTTCAATATCGTTGCGACTCATAAAATCTCCATCTACATAATACAACACCTCATCGCTGTCTATATTACTGTGATTATAAGGTGCGGGAATGCTTTCTGGGTGATAATCATATTTACGCGGACAAAAACTGCACACCACAAATGCATCGGTCTCAAAAGTTTGATGTACCGGTGGTGGCTGGTGTATGCGCCCTGTTATGGGTTCAAAATCGTGAATAGAAAATGCATACGGGTAATTATAACCATCATAACCCACCACATCAAAGGGATGCGTCGCATAAACCATATCAAAAAGATCGTCCTGCTTCTTAATTTTCATCAAGAATTCGCCAGTTTCGTTATTGGTTTCTAACTCATAAGGTCTGCGTAAATCACGCTCACAAAATGGAGAATGCTCTAATAATTGACCAAAATAATTGCGGTATTTTTTTGGGGTGTATATAGGCCTGCGAGACTCTACAATAAACAATCTGTTGTCACTTGTATCAAAGTCTAATTTATAGATTGTTCCCCGCGGAATTAAAATGTAATCACCATATTTAAAGTCTAAATTACCTAAGTGACTGCGAAATTTACCGCTACCGCGATGCACGAAGATCAACTCATCTGCATCACTGTTTTTATAAAAATAATCTTGTGTTTTGTTTTGCGGTGCAGCAAGAATTATTGTGCAATCGCTATTGGTCAAAATAGGTTTGCGGCTTTCTAGATAATCTGCCTGAGGCTTTATCTCAAAACCTCTAAATCTATAGGATTGTATGTGATTTGCTTTGGCAACTTTAGGCTTAACACTTTTACTGCCTTTAATCTCTTTAACCTGTGTGGGGCGTTGCTCGTGATACATATTACTATACATCCCGTCAAAACCTATAGTACCAAAAAGTTGCTCGTAATAGAGACTCCCGTCAGATTTTCTAAATTGTGTATGACGCTTGTGCGGGATCTTACCCAGTTTATGGTAGAAAGGCATAGTTTCTTTTTTTTTACCGAAGTAATACAATTAGGATTTATGCTTATTGTGTTTTTCTTCGAAAACGTTATCGATCATTACAAATATCGTAAAAAGACTAGCTAAACAAACTAATATTTTCTTAAAACCAAAATCCCAGGCTAAAATTCCAGAACACTTTATCAACCTCAGGGGAATATGAAAGTTTTGTTTGTAAGGGTCCTACAAGCGTTTCTAAACCGTAACCTATAAAATAACCGGTATAATCTGGCCCAGTTAACCAGTTGCCGCTAGTAAAAAGACCGTTTTCAAGATTGGCAAAATTACCCCCAAAGTTTAAATGATTTTTGCGATAAAAATTAAAATCAAAACTTATATCAGATTTTACGAGACCATCGCCGGCGCTGCTAATGAAATCATAACCGTAGAAGGGTATTATATTATTAATAAAATCATTACCCCAACCTCCTAAAATAAAGTCAAAGCTACCGCCTTCTGAGGCCCCTATTTTAAAACCGCCTTCAACGCCTACAAGTACAGAAAGTTTTGGTAAGATTTTATGTGCATATTTTAATCGCGCACTACCTACAGAAAACTCTTCAAAATTATTATTGTAGTCTGAGGATAACAGATATAGATGAAAATCGCCATTAAAATACCAACCAGATGTAGGGAAGTATTTATTATCAAAACTGTCTAAAAGTAAACTTCCGTATGTGCTGAAGTAATGGCTATTGTCAAAATAAACTTTACTGTTAGGGTCTTCTACAAGGCGTACACTTTCTGTATCTATTTTTAAAAATTTATGTTCTAATCCCAGATTAAATGAAAATTGTTTTTGAAAAAGTGTTTGTATATATATCTGATTCGTAAAATCTGTATAATCTACCGTAATATTATTAAAACTCTCCAAAGGCAAATCGCTCAATTGCTCAATAAATCTCGCATCTACACGACGGTCGAAGCTATTGTAGTAGGATCTTAAACCAAAACCAATATAAAAACCATTATCGCTATAATAGTCAAAATTATACCGAATATTATCTCCTAAAGCAAGGTCAAATGATGCAATATCATTTTTAAATAATACACGCTTTTTTGTGATATTCATTAAAGCAGCACTTTTATACACATCATCATAATGAATACCCGCTTTTATGTAAGTTGTAGATTCACTTTCGGTAAGATTTACAGATAAATGGTATTGACCATCATCATATGCTTCTAGCTTATGATTTATACGCTGAAAGTTATTTGTAGCTGCAAGATTATTAATTCCATCAAATAGAGCCGCATAAGTGGTTTTAGCCGGAGTTTTAATTTTAAGCTTACCTAAGATATATGATCGCGTATAATAGGTGTTGCCATTAATACCCACACTTTTAATTCTAAGTGTATCTGTATCATTAATCGCTAATGCTGGCTTGTTATACTGCGCATTTTGAAGTTGAGCTAGCTTTACAAATTCTGAATCAAATGTTTTTGCTTTTTCTTCGCCACCCTTAATTATGGCTGCTCCTTTATCAAAGTCTACAACGCTGTAACCTGCAATATTGGGTTTTATATAAATATCTGTCTCAGCGACTTTATCTTTCATCGCTTCAATAGTTCGGTAATTGTTAATTTGAATAAGCATCTCTGGTGCGCTCTTGAGCTCACTCTTGCCTCTCAAATCATCCTGAACGTCAACTCCTATTATAAAATTTGCACCTCTTCTACGTAATTCTTCAACCGGATAATTATTAACAACACCACCATCTATTAAAATACGGTCATCTACAATTACTGGACTGAATAAGGAAGGTAATGCGCCACTTGCCGTAATAGCTTCGGGCAAACAGCCTTTATCTAAAATAATAGCCTGTCCTTTTTCGGCATCTGTAGCCACACAGAAAAATGGAATAGATAATTCTGAAAAGTCATTTACTTCCTGTACGTGATGCGTTAACTCTGTAAATAGGTTATAAATATTTTGACCCTTAGAAAGTGCTGAAGGAAACGAGATTTTAAAATGATCAAAAGGGAGACTTATGGCATATTTTTCTGCGTCTGCGCGCTCGTAAAATGATTGCGCACTACGCGGTAAATTGTCTTGAATTAATTTGTCAAAATTAACAACGTTAAAAATAGAATCAAGCTGATGTGCATTATACCCGGACGCATATAAACCCCCAATTATGGCACCCATACTGGTACCGCCTATATAATCTATTTTAACCCCGGCTGCTTCAATCTCTTTTAAAACGCCTATGTGCGCTAAACCTTTAGCACCACCGCCACTAAGCACAAGACCTACCTTTAATTGATTCCCTTTGGGATATTTACTAAAATCTATGGTCGTACTGTCTTGAGCATAAAATGCCCAATTCATCAAAACTATAATAAGTAGACAGTAGCTTTTTTTCATTCTGTTTGTTGATAATGATTGTAAATAATCCTGGCTTTTGATGGCCCTATAACTTCAGCTAAATTCTTTTCTGAAGCTTCTTTAACTTTAGTAACAGATCTAAAATGGGTTAACAACTCAATTACCGTCTTTTCTCCAATACCAGAAATTGTCTCTAGCTCTGTACTTATAGCAGCATTACTGCGCTTGTTTCTATGGAATGTAATTCCAAAACGGTGAGCCTCATTACGCAGCTGCTGAATCACTTTTAAAGTTTCACTCTTTTTATCGAGATAAAGTGGAATAGAATCTCCGGGGTAAAATAACTCCTCAAGTCGTTTTGCGATACCTATAATAGCAATTTTTCCGCGCAGACCCAGATCTTCTAAAGCCTTTACACCAGAAGAAAGCTGGCCTTTACCGCCATCTACAATAATGAGTTGTGGCAAAGGTCCATCTTCATTTAGCAAACGTCTGTATCTTCTAAACACAACCTCTTCCATAGATGCAAAATCATTAGGGCCTTCTACTGTCTTGATATTAAATTTACGATAATCCTTTTTACTGGGTTTTCCGTCTTTAAAAACAACACAGGCTGCAACAGGATTTGTTCCCTGAATATTTGAGTTATCAAAACATTCTATATGTCTGGGCTCTACAGATAGTCTTAGATCTAACTTCATTTGAGCCATTAGGCGATTCACATGCCGGTCTGGATCTACGATTTTGGTTTGTTTGAAGCGCTCCATTCTAAAATACTTTGCATTACGCTCAGACAATTCTACTATGCGCTTTTTATCACCTAATTTTGGAACTGTAACTCTAAATTTTTCACCTAAATCAACAGGAATCGGCGTGTATATTTCTGGAGATTGAGAATTGAAACGCTGTCGTATTTCTATAATTCCTATTTCGAGTAACTCTTGATCAGACTCCTCTAATTTTTTCTTTAGCTCCAGTGTGTGCGATCTAATAATCGCCCCGTGAGAAAGTTGTAAGAAGTTTACATACCCATACCCCTCATCAGATACGATACTAAAAACATCTACATTATTAATGAGTGGGTTTACCACTGTGCTCTTTGCCTGATAGCCCTCTAAAATATCTATTTTCTCTTTAATACGCTGTGCATCTTCAAACTCCATAGCTTCGGCATGAGCCTTCATTTGTAGGCGAAAACGATGCAACGAGTCTTTAAAATTTCCTTTTACAATATCGCGTATCGCATCTATATTCTCATGATACGTCTCTGCGGAAATATTATCCTCGCAAGGCCCCAAACAATTGCCCAGATGATATTCTAAACAAACTTTATACTTGCCAGATTCTATTTTATCTTTAGAAAGATCATAGTTGCAAGTACGTAAAGGATACAACCCTTTTATGAGATCAAGTAGGGTATGTACAGTTTTCATACTGGTGTATGGCCCATAATATTCACTACCATCTTTTATTAATCTTCTGGTGGGAAAAACCCGCGGAAAGCGCTCATTTTTAATACAAATCCAGGGATAACTTTTATCATCCTTAAGCATTACATTGTAACGCGGCTGATAATTTTTTATCATATTATTTTCAAGCAGGAGCGCATCTGTCTCACTGTCAACAAC
The sequence above is a segment of the Leeuwenhoekiella sp. MAR_2009_132 genome. Coding sequences within it:
- the uvrC gene encoding excinuclease ABC subunit UvrC, encoding MEIPDLDLQLKTLPSSPGVYQYYDKKGKLLYVGKAKNLKKRVSSYFTKRHDNARTNLLVKKIVEIKHIVVDSETDALLLENNMIKNYQPRYNVMLKDDKSYPWICIKNERFPRVFPTRRLIKDGSEYYGPYTSMKTVHTLLDLIKGLYPLRTCNYDLSKDKIESGKYKVCLEYHLGNCLGPCEDNISAETYHENIDAIRDIVKGNFKDSLHRFRLQMKAHAEAMEFEDAQRIKEKIDILEGYQAKSTVVNPLINNVDVFSIVSDEGYGYVNFLQLSHGAIIRSHTLELKKKLEESDQELLEIGIIEIRQRFNSQSPEIYTPIPVDLGEKFRVTVPKLGDKKRIVELSERNAKYFRMERFKQTKIVDPDRHVNRLMAQMKLDLRLSVEPRHIECFDNSNIQGTNPVAACVVFKDGKPSKKDYRKFNIKTVEGPNDFASMEEVVFRRYRRLLNEDGPLPQLIIVDGGKGQLSSGVKALEDLGLRGKIAIIGIAKRLEELFYPGDSIPLYLDKKSETLKVIQQLRNEAHRFGITFHRNKRSNAAISTELETISGIGEKTVIELLTHFRSVTKVKEASEKNLAEVIGPSKARIIYNHYQQTE
- a CDS encoding homogentisate 1,2-dioxygenase, with the protein product MPFYHKLGKIPHKRHTQFRKSDGSLYYEQLFGTIGFDGMYSNMYHEQRPTQVKEIKGSKSVKPKVAKANHIQSYRFRGFEIKPQADYLESRKPILTNSDCTIILAAPQNKTQDYFYKNSDADELIFVHRGSGKFRSHLGNLDFKYGDYILIPRGTIYKLDFDTSDNRLFIVESRRPIYTPKKYRNYFGQLLEHSPFCERDLRRPYELETNNETGEFLMKIKKQDDLFDMVYATHPFDVVGYDGYNYPYAFSIHDFEPITGRIHQPPPVHQTFETDAFVVCSFCPRKYDYHPESIPAPYNHSNIDSDEVLYYVDGDFMSRNDIEAGHISLHPAGIPHGPHPGATERSIGKTETEELAVMVDTFKPLQICEDAMPIADESYYKSWLPH
- a CDS encoding patatin-like phospholipase family protein, which gives rise to MKKSYCLLIIVLMNWAFYAQDSTTIDFSKYPKGNQLKVGLVLSGGGAKGLAHIGVLKEIEAAGVKIDYIGGTSMGAIIGGLYASGYNAHQLDSIFNVVNFDKLIQDNLPRSAQSFYERADAEKYAISLPFDHFKISFPSALSKGQNIYNLFTELTHHVQEVNDFSELSIPFFCVATDAEKGQAIILDKGCLPEAITASGALPSLFSPVIVDDRILIDGGVVNNYPVEELRRRGANFIIGVDVQDDLRGKSELKSAPEMLIQINNYRTIEAMKDKVAETDIYIKPNIAGYSVVDFDKGAAIIKGGEEKAKTFDSEFVKLAQLQNAQYNKPALAINDTDTLRIKSVGINGNTYYTRSYILGKLKIKTPAKTTYAALFDGINNLAATNNFQRINHKLEAYDDGQYHLSVNLTESESTTYIKAGIHYDDVYKSAALMNITKKRVLFKNDIASFDLALGDNIRYNFDYYSDNGFYIGFGLRSYYNSFDRRVDARFIEQLSDLPLESFNNITVDYTDFTNQIYIQTLFQKQFSFNLGLEHKFLKIDTESVRLVEDPNSKVYFDNSHYFSTYGSLLLDSFDNKYFPTSGWYFNGDFHLYLLSSDYNNNFEEFSVGSARLKYAHKILPKLSVLVGVEGGFKIGASEGGSFDFILGGWGNDFINNIIPFYGYDFISSAGDGLVKSDISFDFNFYRKNHLNFGGNFANLENGLFTSGNWLTGPDYTGYFIGYGLETLVGPLQTKLSYSPEVDKVFWNFSLGFWF